In Gammaproteobacteria bacterium, the DNA window CGGCCATCATTCTCCTGACCGTGATGTTTATCCTTGGGTGAAATGGTTGACGATTTAGTTTGAGTGGCGCGCAACGGCGCGGTAACCGATATCGGTCCGGTAATACGCCCCATCCCAATGGATGCGCTTGACGCTGTTATAGGCCAGGCTTTGCGCTTCGGCGACGGTGGCGCCAAGCGCGGTGACGCAGAGCACCCGCCCACCGTGGGTAACGATAGGGCCATCCTTCGCTTCCGTCGTCCCGGCATGGAAGATCTTGATATCGTCGCCCAGTTCCTCATCATGCGCCGGCAGACCGGAGATGACGTCACCCTGCCGGTAACGACCGGGATAACCGGCGGCGGTCATCACCACACCCAACGCTGGACGCGAATCCCAATCAATCGCAACGTCACTTAAACGCCCTTCCAGCGCCGCCTTGCACAGCTCCACCAGATCCGAGCGTAAGCGCAAGAGCAGGGGCTGAGTTTCCGGGTCGCCTAATCGGCAGTTGTATTCCAGCACTTTGGGGCCATCGGCGGTGATCATAATTCCGGCGTAGAGGAACCCGACATAGCGGCAACCTTCCTCGGCCATGCCGCGCACCGTCGGTTCGACGATCTCGCGCATGATCCGGTCATGCAATTCCGGCGTGACCACCGGCGCCGGGGAATACGCGCCCATGCCGCCGGTATTCGGCCCCCGGTCGCCATTGTCGCGGGCTTTGTGATCCTGGGAAGAGGCCAGCGGCAGGATGAATTCCCCGTCCGTCATGACAATGAAGCTGGCTTCTTCGCCGACCAGAAATTCCTCGATGACCACCCGGTGACCCGCTGCGCCAAAGTCTGCGCCGCTTAACATCCTGCGCATGGCGGCGATGGCCTCGTCCTCGCTCTGCGCCAGAATAACGCCTTTGCCAGCCGCTAAACCATCTGCTTTAACCACTACCGGCGCGCCCATTGCGCGGATGTAGTCTTCCGCCGCATCCGGATCGGTGAAGCTTTGATAACGGGCGGTCGGGATGTGATGACGGGCCAGGAAGTCTTTAGCAAAAGCTTTGGAACCTTCCAGTTGCGCCGCCGCCTTGGAGGGGCCAAAGCAGGGCAGGCCCGCTTGGGCGAACTGGTCGACAATGCCCAGCACCAGCGGGACTTCCGGGCCAATGATCGTCAAATCAATCTGGTGATTGCGGGCGAATTCCAGCAAGTCCGGTGGGTCGTCAGCGGTGATCGAGATGTTGGTGACTTTGGGTTCCCGCGCCGTGCCGGCATTGCCCGGCGCGACGTAGACCTGGTTGACCCGGCTGGAGCACGCCGCTTTCCAGGCCAGGGCGTGTTCGCGGCCCCCGCCGCCGATAATCAGGATGTTCATCAATGTCTCCCTGCTTCAGCGTCAAAACTCAATGCCGGAAATGCCGCATACCGGTGAAGACCATCGTCATGTTGTACTCATCCGCAGCAGCGATGACTTCGTTGTCGCGCATCGAGCCGCCCGGTTGAATAACCGCGGTAATACCGAACTCCGCCGCCAAATCAATACCGTCCCGGAACGGGAAGAAGGCGTCGGACGCCATCGCCGCGCCTTGCAGCTCCAGCTTTTCTTCCTGCGCCTTCATAGCGGCGATGCGCGCTGAAAACACCCGGCTCATCTGCCCGGCGCCGACGCCCAGAATCATCCCATCCCTGCCATAAACGATGGCGTTGGACTTGACGAACTTCACCACCTGCCAAGCGAACAACAGGTCAGCCATTTCTTCGCCACTCGGCTTACGCTTGGTGACCACTTTCAATGCCGAAAGCGCGACCTGGCCCAGATCACGGTCCTGCACCAACAGGCCGCCGGTAACTCGTTTGTAGTCCCAACCCGGTGCCCGGTCGATATCCCAGAGACCGCAGGCCAGCACCCGCACATTCTGCTTGCTGGCGGTGACTGTTAAGGCTTCCGGCATGACCTCCGGGGCGATGATCACCTCGACAAACTGGCGTTCGACGATGGCTTTGGCGGTCACCTCGTCCAGGGGCCGATTAAAGGCGATAATGCCGCCGAACGCGGAAGTAGGATCGGCCTGATAGGCCCGGTTGTAGGCGTCGAGAATGGTCGCGCCGACCGCCACGCCGCAGGGATTGGCGTGCTTAACGATCACGCAGGCCGGGGCGGCGAAGCCTTTGACGCACTCCAAAGCGGCGTCGGTGTCAGCAACGTTGTTATAAGACAGTTCCTTGCCCTGAAATTGACGGGCGGTGGCGATGCAGGCTTCCTTCGGTTGCGGCTCCACATAGAACGCGGCGCCCTGATGCGGGTTCTCGCCATAACGCATGGCTTGCGCCTTGCGGAACTGAATGCTGTAGGTACGGGGG includes these proteins:
- the purD gene encoding phosphoribosylamine--glycine ligase gives rise to the protein MNILIIGGGGREHALAWKAACSSRVNQVYVAPGNAGTAREPKVTNISITADDPPDLLEFARNHQIDLTIIGPEVPLVLGIVDQFAQAGLPCFGPSKAAAQLEGSKAFAKDFLARHHIPTARYQSFTDPDAAEDYIRAMGAPVVVKADGLAAGKGVILAQSEDEAIAAMRRMLSGADFGAAGHRVVIEEFLVGEEASFIVMTDGEFILPLASSQDHKARDNGDRGPNTGGMGAYSPAPVVTPELHDRIMREIVEPTVRGMAEEGCRYVGFLYAGIMITADGPKVLEYNCRLGDPETQPLLLRLRSDLVELCKAALEGRLSDVAIDWDSRPALGVVMTAAGYPGRYRQGDVISGLPAHDEELGDDIKIFHAGTTEAKDGPIVTHGGRVLCVTALGATVAEAQSLAYNSVKRIHWDGAYYRTDIGYRAVARHSN
- the purH gene encoding bifunctional phosphoribosylaminoimidazolecarboxamide formyltransferase/IMP cyclohydrolase, translating into MNPTFASPIRRALLSVSDKTGIVDFARALHELDVELLSTGGTAKLLNDNGIPVIEVADYTGFPEMMDGRLKTLHPRIHGGLLGRRGEDEDAMMQHGIPLIDLLVVNLYPFEATVAQPDCTLANAIENIDIGGPTMLRAAAKNHAAVTVVVDAGDYERVLSEMRTGNGAVSNATRFDLATKVFEHTARYDGAIANYLGSIQAAGERDPFPRTYSIQFRKAQAMRYGENPHQGAAFYVEPQPKEACIATARQFQGKELSYNNVADTDAALECVKGFAAPACVIVKHANPCGVAVGATILDAYNRAYQADPTSAFGGIIAFNRPLDEVTAKAIVERQFVEVIIAPEVMPEALTVTASKQNVRVLACGLWDIDRAPGWDYKRVTGGLLVQDRDLGQVALSALKVVTKRKPSGEEMADLLFAWQVVKFVKSNAIVYGRDGMILGVGAGQMSRVFSARIAAMKAQEEKLELQGAAMASDAFFPFRDGIDLAAEFGITAVIQPGGSMRDNEVIAAADEYNMTMVFTGMRHFRH